The Labilithrix sp. genomic sequence CTTTGCGAGAACAGCGAAGGAGCGCACGACGATGACCGACACCACCCAGGAGAACACCGAACAGACGGCGAAGAAGCTGGGCCGCCCTCGCAAGACCGACCCACAGCGCGTCGACTACCACCAGCTCGACACGCTGCTCGTCATGGGCGAGATGCGCGTCGACGCCGAGCGCGGCCCGGTGACCGAGTACCCGTCGTACCGCGAGCTCGCCAAGCGCTTCGGCATCAGCCACAGCCTCGTCGCGGCGTACTCGTCGCGGCACAACTGCCTGCGCCGTCGCGAGGCGGCCTCGGAGAAGATCCGCAAGGTCACCGACGAGAAGGTCATCGCTCGGCGGGGCACGGCACTGGCCGAGGCCAAGGAGCGCATCCTCGCCATCATCGACCGCTTCCTCGAGGAGTTCGGCAAGGCGCTCGAGGAGGGCCGCGTGCGCGTTGACAGCGTCACCGACCTCAACATCATGGTGCGCCTGCGCGAGTTCCTGCAGGGTGGCCCCGACTCGCGGCAGGAGGTACGCGGCATGCCGTCGCTCGAGGAGCTGTCCCGTCGCTACGCCGAGGCGCAGCGGCGCGAGAGGGAGGAAGGGCCGAACGCGGGCGGCGTCGTTCGCCGCGAGCGCGACATCGCCTCTGACCGCGCACTGCTCGCGCAGCCCCCGGCCGCGGCCTTCGCGAACGGCTCTGCCGAACTGCACGGTCACATCGAGGATGATCTCGACGATGACGACGAGCTCGCGCTCGACGCCCACGACGATGGCGACACCGACACCGCCGCTTCCGGTTGAAAGCGGCCATCTTCGGCGCGAGCAGGCGCGGGTTCTCGCGGCTTGGCGCGCGTGACGGAGCCGGAACGAGCAGAGGCCGATGGCCGCTTTCCGAGCGTACGCCGTCGTGACGAGCGCCGATCGGCCGACGCCGCGCGACGACGATGGCCCCCCCGGGGGGAGGGTCAATTTTCGTGGCGCCGCCCGCGCCGGGAAGAGTGCCCGGGGCCCCTTCCGATAGAGGTCGATTCGAGGAAGTGACCAGGACCCGCGCGCCGAAGTGAGCGTTCAGAGACACCGGTCACGGCGAGCGCCCTGGTCACTTTCGACATGCAAGTAGCTCGCGGGCCGTCCTCCGGCCTCAGCAGCGGAGCTGTTCGACGGCGCGCGCGAGGTCGTCGTCGCTCGGGTGCGTGTAGACCATCGTGGTGACGACGCTCCGGTGCCGGGCGAAGCGCTGGGTCAGTCGCAGGTCCTTCGACAGCGCGTAGACCGAGCTGCACGCCGTGTGGCGAAGCGCATGCAGGCTCACGTGACGCTCGAAGCCCGCGCGCTCCTGCCAGACCGCGAAGGCGTGCCGGAGCTGCCGCGTCGAGAGCCGCGTGCCTCGCTGACTCACGAAGAGCGGGGCGCCGCGGTCGAGGCTCTCGCCGTCGCCGCCCTTCCACGTCCAGAGCTTCTCGAGCTTGGCGCGGAGCCCCTCGGGGAGCAGCACCTCCTGGCCGTCGTCGTCGCCGCGTCCGTCACCCTTGAACACGCGCAGCACGAGGCGACGCCGCACGCGCCCGGCGTCGTCGAACACATCGCCGACGTCGAGCGCGACCAGCTCGTGCGTCCGCAGCCCGGTGCCGAGCGCCATCGCGAAGAGGACGTGGTCACGCCAGCCGGAGCGGTGCTCGCCCGTCACGCGCAGGAGCGCCTTCTGCTCGCGCTCGGTCAGCGTGCGCGGGGCTCGGCGGATCGACTCGACGTACGCAGCCATGCGGGCATGACGGCTTCCTTCCGCCCTGAAGGCAAGGCCGGCCGGAGCGGGAGCCAGCGGGAGCTCGTTCTTCGCCGACCTCGCAGATACGCCTTGATGGTCGCGCGAACGGAAGCCTGTATCGGACACGTGCGGGGCGCTCCCGCGACGGAGGACGAGCATGGCCAAGACCATCGGCACCATCACCACCTACGACGGCGACGAGCATGCGTGCCTCCGCGGCCACAAGGTCCGCGTCGTCGCCGTGCTGGCGCGCGCCGCCGCGGCGGACTTCGATCCCGACCGCGACGGCCGCGTGCTCCGCGACGACGATGCGATCGAACGCGCAGGGGGCGTGACCGCCGCCGACCGCATCGAGGTCCAGCCCTGGCTCGAGCGAGAGCAGCGCTGGAGCTTCGTCACGAGCGACCCGCGCGCGATCGACCTCGCGTGCTTCCGCCACCTCTTGAAGACCCCCTGACCAGACCCGCCCGGTGACCACGCCGGGTGGTCCGGCGGCGGCGCCGGGCACCACCGCAAAGGAGCCCGACATGACCAGCACCACCCGCCGCACCCTCGAGTCACTCTCCAAGCTGCGCCTCCCCGAGCTGCAGGCCCGGTTCGCCGAGATCGTCGGCGAGCCCACACGCTCGCCGAACAAGACGTTCTTGCAGCGCCGGATCCGCGAGGCGCTCGAAGCCCGCGAGCAGCAGACGAACGCGGAGCCGACGACACCGGCGACCACGACAACGGAGCCGGGCCCGAAGGTGAAGCTGACCAAGCTTTCGGTCGCCGAGCTCCAGGCGATGTACTGCGAGATCGTCGGGCGCGAGACCCGGTCCTCGAACTCGGCGTACCTGGTGTGGAAGCTGAGGCAGGCGCAGAAGGGTCGCGTCCGCGTCGGACCGATCGAGCGTCGCGCGCCCGGCGAGGCCGCCGACATCAAGGTCCTGCCGCTCCGCATGACCGCCGCCGAGGTCGAGGCCCTCGATGAGGCGTGGCGCCGGCTCGGCTTCAAGAGCCGGACGGCGATGATCCGCAAGGCGATCGAGGGGATGCTCGGCTGACTGTGATGCAGGCGGCCGTGCCAGTATCATGGCCAGCCATCGGTCGTTGGCCGAGGAGCATCCATGCAGAAGGTCGCCGCGTACATTCTGGAGCGCACCGAGGATCTTCAGTGGCCAGATGCCAGGAAGGCCGAGGGTGACCGCCTACGGGCGGTCATCGAGGCGTGGCTCAAGAGCAAGGGGGCATCGTCCGTTGACGGCACCGGCACCTACGCCGCAGTCGACGGCAGCGACGCCAGCTACCAGGTCACGACGGTCGCCGATGGCGAGCGCTCGTGGAGGATGTTCGAGCTCTCCGAGGTCACCCCGGAGGGGCGCAAGTTCGTCACGTCGGTCTCCGTGACGGTCGGCCACAAGAACGTCGTCGTCTTCGTCACGATGGAGGTCGGGTCCGTGGCGACCTCGATCACGCGCATCGAGGTCGACCCCAAATGCCCGAAGGTCGTTCGCGCTCTTCTTGCTCAACCGGGCGGGTGGTTTCACGGAGCGTCACGCTTGCGCGGCCTTTCGCAGGTGGATGGCTTCGACGCTGGGGAGGCACTCGCACTCGAGATCCAGAACGAGGAGCGCACGATCCCGTTCGTCGTCGTGTCACGCGTGCTCGGCACGACTGCGTTGCCGAAGCTCGACGAGAAGCTGGCGCATGACCTAGCCGGCGTCGCCAACGTCTACAGCATCGACGAGGACGCCTCCTGGGCACTCACGGACGTGCTCCGCAAGCCCCTCTCCACCTACGGGGGAGCTGTTCGGATCTACTGGCCTCGCCTGGCCGGCAACGACGATCCCTTCCGCCATCAGCTTTGGACTGCGACGCGGCTCCAGAGCATCGAAGCCGACCCGAAGATCGCCCTCGAGCGAATCCGACGGCAGGTGCGTACGATCGTCATGCGGGCGTCGGCAGCGAGCGTCGTGCGGCCCAGCGAGATCGACGAGATTCGGGGGGCGGCAGCGCGTTCGGAGTACGCCGCGTTGCAGGCGAAGGCGAGTGCGCTCGAAGACCTCAAGGCGAAGGCAAGCTCGCTCGCGGACTTCAAGGACATCGCCGACTCCTACGCCGCCGACAACGACAAGCTTCGGCACGAACTCGCGGCTCGCGATACCGAACTCGATCAACTCCGAGATGAGGTGCAGCGGCTCGAGGCCGACAAGCAAGCCCTGATCTTCCAACTCGGGCAGGCGAAGGCCACCTCCGAGGCTGCCGAGGTCGAGCCCGACGCACCGGAGCAGGACGAGGCCGATCAGCCACCGACGCCCGGCGAGGTGCGGTTCTACAAGAAGACGCACTCGAAGCCGGCGTACGACGTCCTCGTGCGTGTGGCTGACTGCGGGCACACCGCATGGCAGGGCGCGGCGAAAGCCGACAAGGCCAAGAAGGGCCTGGCGCGACTGCTGGGCGACGATCGCGAGTGGAAGAGCCTGCAGCACTGCGGGTCGTGCACCGGTGGCGGGATGTGGAAGGTTCAGTGGTAGACGGCGCGCAGGAGCCGCGTTTACCCGCCGGTCGCTGAGTAAAACGCCCTGCGCCGCACGAGCCCGATTCTCCTGGAGAAGAGCCCGCCGAGAACCCCCTCGGCCACGCCCGCGACCATCTCGACGCCGCCGCTCACGTTCTCTTCGCGCACGACGGAGAACGCCGCGCGCCCTCGCTCACGCCGCGTATCCCCGCGTCGTTCCGCCAGAAATGCAGAACCCCGAGAAGCTCGCGCCGCTCGGGGTTCCGTTTACCTGCTGGTCGCCCTTCTTGGCGCGACTCGAAAATGGCTCCAGCTGCTGGACTCGAACCAGCGACCCGGCGGTTAACAGCCGCCTGCTCTACCAACTGAGCTAAGCTGGAAAATGGAGACGGAGAAGTACCCAGCCACTGCCCCGACGTCAAGCGGGTTGGAAGGATCTTCGGACGGCGGCGGTTCAGGCCTGCGATGCTTCGTTCGCGGCTTCGGTCGGTCCTTCTCGTTCTTCTCGCGCTTGGCCTCTTTGGGTGCGATGAGGCTACGAAGAGCGTTGCGCGGGAGCGGCTTGCTGAGGGCAGCGTCGAGATCGTGCGGGGGGCGGTGGAGCTGCGGTATGTCCAGAATGACGACATCGCGTTCAGCGCGTTTCGGCAGCTTGGGGTCGCGCATTCGCCGGCGTTTCTTGCGGTGCTCGCGCTCGTCGGGATCATCGGGGCGGTCGGGCTCGCGATCGCGTCGACGCGGTGGTGTGCGCGGGTTGGGCTTGCGCTCGTGATCGGTGGGGCGCTCGGGAACTTTGCGGACCGCGTCGCGCGTGGGTACGTCGTGGACTTCATCCACGTGCACGGGTGGCCCGTGTTCAACGTCGCCGACATCGCCGTCGTCGTCGGGGTCGGCGTGCTGCTCCTCTCGCGGATGCGGAAGGAGAAGGAGGCGCCCCCGTCTACGGTCGCCTGAGCGGATGCGGAGGCGGCGGGCCCGCGTCGGCGCGTGGGGTGATGGCGACGCCTGCCTCTGCGTGCGCTTCGCCGATGGCGGCGATCGTCGCGGCGGAGGTGCGGACGTCGACGCGCTCGGTCTCGATCTTCTGCGTCGCCGCCTCGATGACGGCGAGCTTCGACTCGATCGTCGCCTTCGCGCTCGGCGATGCGTTCGGCGCGCCCAGGCGGAGGGCGCGCTCCGTCTCGCGCCAGATCGCGAGGGCGCCCTCGAGCGCGCGCGGCATGCCCGCGCCGTAGGCGCCGCCGGGGCCCTCGCGGCGCGCGAGATCGCGCTGCACGCACGCCGAGTGGTCGGGCGTCAGCTCGGGCGGCAGCTTCGACGCGTCATCCGTCGCGACGAGCCAGTACGTCGGGCACGCCCCCGGCACCGCGCTCACCACCGCGCGCAGGGCCGGACGCGTGCTCTCCGCGTCGTGCTTTCGTCCCACCGCCGGCGCGGCCTCCGCCATCTTCTTCGCGACCGCGAGGCGGAGCGCGTCGTGGCCGGTGCCCTTGCCGTCGCGGAGATCGGCGAGCCATGTGTCGACCCGGGGCAGCGCGTCGCCGCGGCCGTCGCGCGCGAGCACGAGCGCCGCCGTCGCCGCGCCCGCGTGGTCGGGCGGATTCGCGACGAAGCCCGCCTTCGAGCCGAGCGCGTTCGCGATGGAGGAGAGGCACGAAGGTGGGTACGCGCCGTCCGCGGCGGGCGGCGGCTGCTCCGTGCACGCCGGCGCCTCCTTCACCGCCTCGCGGAGGGCCGCGTCGTCGCCGCTCGCGAGCGCGTCGCGGAGCGCCTCGATCTTCGCCATCGGCCCGGCCTTGCAACCGACGATGAGGAGGGCAGGGAAGAGGATGCGCCGCACCACGAGCGAGCAGCATACCGCGGCCACGATGGGATTCGCGTACGCGCGACGAACCGCGCGACTGCGCGGGCCGCGGGCCGCGGGCGAGATGGAGCCGCGTTAGCGCCGGCGGCGGAGACCGGCAAGGACCGCGGCGGCGAGGAGCGCAAAGAACGCCGACGGCGGCGTCGCCACGCCGAGGGCGCCGATGGTGCAGCTCTCGTCCGAGCCCGAACCCGAGCCCGAGCCCGAGCTCGGTGGCGCGCCGGAAGGGGACGCCGTCGCGCCGCCGCCGGTTGCGATCCGCGGCCCCGAGCAGGAGAGATCGACGTCGATCTCCATCGGCGATAGCGCCGGCGCGCCGTCGATCGCGGCGGTGACGCGGACGTGATGTTTGCCGAGCGTCGTCCCGTGCTGGACGACGTGCGGGCCGGCGTCGCCGCACACGGAGAAGACGGTGAGCGCCCTGGTCCCCGCCGCGTCACCGATCGGACCGACGAGCGACGAGGGCCCGGTCCACGATGCGCCGTCGACCTCGACCTGCCAGCGGACGAGCGAGAGGAACGGAGCGAGCTCCGCGCTCGTGACCACCGAGAGCTGCGCCGTCGCCGCTTCGACCGGCTCGACGCACGAGCCGCGCTGGGTGGCGACCTCCACCGACGCCACGCCCGTCGTCGCGCGAAGCTCTCCGGCGACGGCGGGGAACGGCGACGCGGCGGTGACTTGAAAGGAGAGCGACTGGCGTGGAAGGCTCGCGCACGACGCGTACCTCAGCGTGTGCGTTCCGAGCGCGAGCTGTTGCTCCGGGGCGAGCAGGAAGCCGCCGCCATAGGGCTCCTTCCTCGTCGCGACGAGGGCGTCGGCGCCGTCGAAGAGCTCGAGCGGCTCCTCGGTGCTCGCCCACGGCGCAGGCGGTGGCACATAGAGAAAACCCGGCGCGTTCGCAGGGACGCTCGCGCCGTCCTCCGGGAGGAGATGCATCATCGGGCAGGCCAGGCTGCACGCCGCCGCCTCCTGCTCCGTCACCGCAACGAAGCACGCGAGCGCCATGACGCCGGTGACGAGACGACGAACCATTTTCGCGAGCTTACACGGAATCAGCGAAACCGCATCGACTGAGGGGTCCAGCCTAGCAGCCGGCGACGAGGAGGGCAGCGAGCGCGATCTCGAGTCAGCGCCGGCGGCGGAGAACGCCGAGGGCGGCGACGAGGAGCGCAACGAACGCCGGCGCCGGCGTCGCCGCGCCAAGGACGCCGACGGTGCAGCCCTCGTCCGAGCCCGAGCTCGAGCCCGAGCTCGAGCCCGGCGCCGCAGCGGAGGGCGCCGCGGGCACTGCGGGCACGGCGGGCGCCGCGGGCACTGCGGGCGCCGGGGCCGCGGGCGCCGGCATCGCGGGGGCCGTCACTCCGCCGCCGGTCGTGATTCGCGGTCCGGAGCAGGAGAGGTCGACGTCGATGTCCATCGGCGGTAGCGCCGGCGCGGCGGTGAGCGTGGCGGTGACGCGGACGCGATGTTTGCCGAGCGTCGTCCCGTGCTGGACGATGTCCGCGCCGGCGTCACCGCACACCGAGAAGACGGTGAGCGCGCCGAGTCCCGCCGCGTCGCCGATCGGACCTGCGAGCGACGTGGGGCCGATCCACGACGCGCCGTCGACCTCGACCTGCCAGCGAACGAGCGAGAGGAACGGAGCGAGCTCCGCGCTCGCGACCACCGTGAGCTGCGCCGTCGCGGCGTCGACGGTTTCGGTGCACGAGCCGCTCCGCGTGGCGACGTCCACCGACGCCACGCCCGTCGTCGCGCGAAGCTCTCCGGCGACGGCGGGGAACGGCGCTGCGGCGGTGACTCGAAAGGAGCGCGACTCGCGGGGAGAGCCCGCGCACGTCGCGTACCTCAGCGTGTGCGCTCCGAGCGCGAGCTCTCGCTCTGGGACGAGCAGGTTGCCGCTCCCGAAGGGCTCCTCCCTCGTCGCGACGCGGGCGCCGGCGCCGTCGAAGAGCTCGAGCGGCTCGGTGCTCACGTAGAAGAAGCCCGGCGCGTTCGCAGGGACGCTCGCGCCGTCCTCCGGGAGGAGGCGCGTAGCCGGGCAGGCCGGCGGACCGCACGCCGCCGC encodes the following:
- a CDS encoding tyrosine-type recombinase/integrase, yielding MAAYVESIRRAPRTLTEREQKALLRVTGEHRSGWRDHVLFAMALGTGLRTHELVALDVGDVFDDAGRVRRRLVLRVFKGDGRGDDDGQEVLLPEGLRAKLEKLWTWKGGDGESLDRGAPLFVSQRGTRLSTRQLRHAFAVWQERAGFERHVSLHALRHTACSSVYALSKDLRLTQRFARHRSVVTTMVYTHPSDDDLARAVEQLRC
- a CDS encoding ribbon-helix-helix protein, CopG family, whose translation is MTSTTRRTLESLSKLRLPELQARFAEIVGEPTRSPNKTFLQRRIREALEAREQQTNAEPTTPATTTTEPGPKVKLTKLSVAELQAMYCEIVGRETRSSNSAYLVWKLRQAQKGRVRVGPIERRAPGEAADIKVLPLRMTAAEVEALDEAWRRLGFKSRTAMIRKAIEGMLG
- the lspA gene encoding signal peptidase II; its protein translation is MLRSRLRSVLLVLLALGLFGCDEATKSVARERLAEGSVEIVRGAVELRYVQNDDIAFSAFRQLGVAHSPAFLAVLALVGIIGAVGLAIASTRWCARVGLALVIGGALGNFADRVARGYVVDFIHVHGWPVFNVADIAVVVGVGVLLLSRMRKEKEAPPSTVA